Proteins found in one Magnolia sinica isolate HGM2019 chromosome 5, MsV1, whole genome shotgun sequence genomic segment:
- the LOC131245999 gene encoding uncharacterized protein LOC131245999 isoform X3: protein MRTSEIFKFNGFGMGRDDERKSSDYYIGQLLKETMLNLGPTFIKVGQSLSTRPDIIGSEISKVLSELHDQIPPFPRATAMEIIEEELGCPVETVFSFISDKPVAAASFGQVYRGCTSDGCTVAVKVQRPNLHHAVALDVYILRIGLELVQKVAKRKNDLRLYADELGKGLVGELDYSLEAANASEFLETHAQFPFMHVPKVFRHLSRKRVLTMEWVVGENPNELLLLAQGSDQHSVGFVERQELAKKHLLDMFKVNKGVEATLVQLLETGLLHADPHPGNLRYTTAGQIGFLDFGLLCRMKKKHQFAMLASILHIVNGDWGALVYDLTEMDVVRPGTNIRRVTMELEDALGEVSFKDGIPDVKFSRVLGKIWSIAFKYHFRMPPYYTLVLRSLASLEGLAVAADRDFKTFQAAYPYVVRKLLTDNSPDTRRILHSVVFNKRKEFQWQKLALFLRVGATRKSMHELITSDSGSHPEHGTSEQNSVFEVANLVMTLLPSKDGAVLRRLLMTADATSLVRAMLSKEAIFFRRHVSRTLADVLHLWMIKALGWDHKIASPYSSRTKMANLQNPMGLSSESPAFLYQVALQDRRLKVIFYKVLNAVRKDPILMLRFCWASFVIFVSATALAFHRFLVSWSETSISNVSFAHRQVAVSV, encoded by the exons GTACTATCTGAATTGCATGATCAAATCCCTCCCTTTCCTAGGGCCACAGCTATGGAAATCATTGAGGAGGAATTGGGCTGTCCCGTAGAAACAGTCTTTAGCTTCATTTCCGACAAACCCGTGGCTGCTGCTTCGTTTGGCCAG GTCTATCGTGGGTGTACTTCTGATGGTTGTACTGTTGCTGTGAAAGTTCAGCGGCCTAACCTGCATCATGCAGTTGCTCTAGATGTCTATATCCTCCGCATTGGG CTGGAGCTCGTGCAGAAAGTTGCAAAAAGGAAGAACGATCTTCGCCTTTATGCAGATGAGCTTGGGAAAGGCTTAGTTGGGGAGTTGGATTACTCTTTAGAGGCTGCAAATGCTTCTGAGTTCTTG GAAACTCATGCTCAGTTTCCATTTATGCATGTTCCAAAAGTGTTTAGACATTTGAGCAGAAAGCGAGTTCTAACAATGGAGTGGGTGGTTGGTGAAAATCCAAATGAGTTGCTTCTTCTAGCCCAAGGTTCTGATCAGCATAGTGTTGGGTTTGTGGAGAGGCAAGAACTGGCTAAGAAGCATCTTCTTGATATG TTCAAGGTTAACAAAGGAGTGGAAGCAACACTTGTTCAACTCCTCGAAACGGGCCTGTTGCATGCTGATCCACATCCTGGGAACTTGCGTTATACAACTGCCGGACAGATTGG GTTTCTTGATTTTGGTTTGCTTTGTCGGATGAAGAAGAAACATCAGTTTGCCATGCTCGCATCCATTTTGCACATAGTAAATGGAGATTGGGGTGCTCTTGTTTATGATCTGACAGAAATGGATGTTGTAAGGCCGGGAACTAATATCCGTCGCGTGACCATG GAATTGGAAGATGCCTTGGGTGAAGTTTCCTTTAAAGATGGAATTCCTGATGTCAAGTTCAGTAGG GTTCTTGGTAAAATCTGGTCTATAGCCTTCAAGTATCATTTTCGTATGCCGCCATATTATACACTGGTTTTACGCTCTTTGGCTTCCTTGGAAG GCTTGGCAGTGGCGGCAGATCGAGATTTTAAGACATTTCAAGCTGCATACCCTTATGTCGTTCGTAAACTTCTTACTGATAATTCACCTGATACGAGGAGAATCTTACACTCG GTAGTCTTCAACAAGCGGAAGGAATTCCAATGGCAGAAGCTTGCACTGTTCTTGAGAGTAGGTGCAACTAG GAAATCCATGCATGAGCTCATTACATCTGACTCTGGAAGTCACCCTGAGCATGGTACAAGTGAACAAAACAGTGTGTTTGAAGTTGCAAACTTGGTCATGACGCTTCTACCATCTAAAGATGGTGCTGTGCTGAGAAGACTGTTGATGACTGCG GATGCGACTTCATTAGTCCGAGCTATGCTTTCTAAGGAGGCCATCTTCTTCCGTCGGCATGTTAGTAGGACCCTTGCCGACGTGCTCCACCTATGGATGATCAAAGCTCTTGGATGGGACCATAAAATAGCAAGCCCCTACAGTTCTCGCACGAAAATGGCGAACCTACAGAACCCGATGGGCCTCTCTTCAGAATCACCAGCATTCCTCTACCAGGTTGCACTACAAGATCGCCGACTGAAAGTGATATTTTACAAGGTGCTAAATGCCGTGAGGAAAGATCCTATATTGATGCTCAGATTCTGCTGGGCCTCCTTTGTGATATTTGTGTCAGCTACGGCCCTAGCTTTTCACCGTTTTTTGGTTTCTTGGTCAGAGACATCCATATCCAATGTATCATTCGCACATAGGCAGGTCGCAGTCAGTGTATAG